In Alteromonas sp. V450, the following proteins share a genomic window:
- the glgB gene encoding 1,4-alpha-glucan branching protein GlgB, translated as MHLAQQLEQVLSSHPFSQLGVVEGEGTKLIRVWRPGANAITASWEDPALKSIAMTALTQSGLFEAEVSAQQAEAVYRLDVETDNGTACYIDPYQFDEQAFHAVHYIDAKPENLYQQAGAQLVNFSARGAKSVTGVRFCVFAPNAKSVSLIGDFNQWDGRCHPMQKTSMGYWVLFVPELKKGERYKYQLKDASGHELPHKADPLGFSAEQYPSHASIIYNHDTYQWNDELWLQQRKKDKYVNPMSIYEVHLGSWKRPGLDVDARYLSYRMLADDLISYVSEMGYTHVELLPISEFPFDGSWGYQPVGMFAPTSRFGDPDDFKYFVDRCHQAGIGVIIDWVPAHFPEDGHGLARFDGSCVYEYEDPRKGWHPDWNSCIYDFGKDTVRQFLVANALYWLDKFHIDGLRVDAVASMLYLDYSRNDGEWIPNVDGGNENYEAISLLKWMNEEVYGRFPDTMTIAEESTSFPKVSRPVFEGGLGFGFKWNMGWMHDSLHYIAKDPAYRHYHHNDITFSMVYAFDENFVLPISHDEVVHGKGSLIRKMPGDEWQQTANLRAYAGFMYGHPGKKLNFMGNEIGQSSEWNHDSSIDWHLLNYERHSGIQLLYKALNELYTSTPALFEQDHVSDGFAWLDHNNAEQSVVSFVRLSKNKKQKVYVISNFTPIPREHYRIGVDDAYQLSLALNTDDSKFWGSGYQVKQCVETELLPWNERPNSALIHLPPLATLFYIANVE; from the coding sequence ATGCATTTAGCGCAGCAGTTGGAACAGGTATTAAGTTCACACCCATTTTCTCAGCTAGGGGTAGTGGAAGGAGAAGGGACGAAGTTAATCCGGGTATGGCGTCCAGGTGCCAATGCTATTACTGCGTCATGGGAAGATCCCGCGCTAAAAAGTATCGCGATGACTGCACTCACGCAAAGTGGCTTGTTTGAGGCTGAAGTGTCAGCGCAACAGGCAGAAGCTGTATACAGGCTAGATGTTGAAACAGACAATGGTACAGCGTGTTATATCGACCCGTATCAGTTTGACGAGCAGGCTTTCCACGCGGTTCATTATATTGATGCAAAACCAGAAAATCTGTATCAACAAGCGGGCGCTCAACTCGTTAATTTTTCAGCTAGAGGGGCGAAGAGTGTAACAGGGGTTCGATTTTGTGTTTTTGCTCCGAATGCAAAATCAGTCTCGTTAATTGGCGACTTTAATCAATGGGATGGACGCTGTCATCCCATGCAAAAAACATCAATGGGATATTGGGTTCTGTTTGTACCGGAATTAAAAAAAGGCGAGCGGTACAAATATCAATTAAAAGATGCGAGTGGCCATGAATTACCCCATAAAGCAGACCCTTTGGGGTTTAGTGCTGAGCAATACCCCTCTCATGCGTCAATAATTTACAATCACGACACGTATCAATGGAATGACGAACTGTGGCTTCAGCAACGTAAAAAAGACAAATATGTCAATCCAATGAGCATTTATGAAGTCCATTTAGGCTCATGGAAGCGACCTGGTCTTGATGTTGATGCACGTTACCTGTCCTACAGAATGTTAGCTGACGACCTTATCTCATACGTGAGCGAAATGGGTTATACCCATGTAGAACTGCTGCCCATATCAGAGTTTCCGTTTGATGGATCATGGGGTTATCAACCCGTGGGAATGTTCGCACCCACAAGCCGGTTTGGTGATCCTGATGACTTTAAGTATTTCGTTGACCGGTGCCACCAAGCTGGAATAGGCGTTATCATCGATTGGGTGCCAGCGCACTTCCCAGAGGATGGACATGGGCTTGCCCGGTTCGACGGTTCGTGCGTTTATGAGTATGAGGATCCTAGAAAAGGCTGGCATCCGGATTGGAATTCTTGCATTTATGACTTTGGCAAAGATACCGTGCGCCAGTTTCTAGTAGCAAATGCACTATATTGGTTAGATAAGTTTCATATTGATGGGCTTCGGGTTGATGCAGTTGCGTCTATGCTTTATCTCGATTATTCACGCAATGACGGTGAATGGATCCCCAATGTCGACGGTGGTAATGAAAATTACGAAGCAATAAGTTTGCTAAAATGGATGAACGAAGAAGTGTATGGCCGCTTTCCTGACACCATGACCATTGCTGAAGAGTCGACATCATTTCCCAAGGTGTCTCGCCCTGTATTTGAGGGAGGCTTGGGATTTGGTTTTAAGTGGAACATGGGCTGGATGCATGATTCATTGCATTACATTGCGAAAGATCCTGCTTATCGGCATTACCATCATAATGATATTACCTTTAGCATGGTGTACGCCTTTGATGAAAATTTTGTGTTGCCAATATCTCACGATGAAGTAGTTCACGGAAAAGGCAGTTTAATTCGGAAAATGCCGGGTGACGAATGGCAACAAACAGCAAATCTGCGTGCCTACGCAGGCTTTATGTATGGCCATCCAGGTAAAAAGTTGAATTTCATGGGAAATGAAATAGGTCAGTCGAGTGAATGGAATCACGATAGTAGTATTGATTGGCATTTACTCAACTACGAGCGCCACAGTGGTATTCAGTTGTTATACAAAGCGCTAAATGAACTTTATACGTCAACGCCAGCGTTATTCGAACAAGACCACGTGTCAGACGGATTTGCTTGGCTTGATCACAACAATGCTGAACAAAGTGTTGTTTCATTTGTTCGCCTGTCTAAAAATAAAAAGCAAAAAGTGTATGTGATAAGTAATTTTACGCCTATTCCCCGCGAACATTACAGGATCGGCGTGGATGATGCATATCAGCTTTCACTCGCACTCAATACTGATGACTCAAAATTCTGGGGAAGTGGTTATCAAGTGAAGCAGTGTGTAGAGACCGAGCTGTTACCGTGGAACGAGAGGCCAAATTCAGCATTAATTCATTTGCCTCCGCTTGCTACCTTATTTTACATCGCCAACGTAGAGTAG
- the malQ gene encoding 4-alpha-glucanotransferase, with product MTQQLLQQLVEMRGIETRYVDAWGNPATIAEKSKAKLLNVLGYDTSNDEKIQSQISADIASVWLSPLNPVSVVRSTEQINLPVRLPIELVNDEHVITITCEDGKAIEHNFIPVDQEMMTMAHIDDVEFHEYVVTLPFSLPLGYHDVTLSADNDQLGTSRIIVAPQACYTPSEIQQGKKTWGLSVQLYCVRSEKNWGIGDFSDLALLVEKAAAVGADFVGLNPIHALYPANPNACSPYGPSSRRWLNYLYIDVTAVDGYESDPVQEIVNNETFKKTLEHARSEDYVDYEAVAHIKLTALKAVFDVYEEKYLRNNTKQNKAFKAFIEAGGESLDMLATYDALQSDLHAQGKESWGWPVFPEAYKDYYNPAVEKFKKANKRQVKFYLFLQWIASQQLENASSKAIECGMTIGLYRDLAVGVSEGSAEIWGNKDLYCTDASVGAPPDILGPLGQNWGLPPMDPRKLYEQGYQPIIDLFASNMASSGSLRIDHVMALLRLWWVVKGDNAKDGGYVYYPVDDLLGILALESHRNQSLVIGEDLGTVPEEIRSKLADNGVYSYRVFFFEQAEDGGFFSPSHYPVQSMSTLTTHDMPTLIGYWHCLDLELGKDIGLYPTEEILQTLYTDRHENKQAILDTLHGHGSVGHEVGRDVNYTGMDKALNHGMQVHMAGGSSALLSLQLEDWLEMDKPVNVPGTFNEYPNWKRKLTENIESLFERKDINELAAKLTQSRKHASANK from the coding sequence ATGACACAACAACTTCTGCAACAATTGGTTGAAATGCGGGGCATTGAAACCCGTTATGTCGACGCTTGGGGAAATCCGGCAACCATCGCAGAAAAAAGCAAGGCTAAATTGCTCAACGTTCTAGGTTATGACACCAGTAATGACGAAAAGATTCAGTCACAAATATCTGCGGATATTGCATCCGTTTGGTTATCACCGCTGAATCCTGTCTCAGTAGTAAGAAGTACTGAACAAATCAACCTTCCTGTAAGACTTCCTATTGAACTTGTTAACGATGAACACGTGATTACGATCACGTGCGAAGACGGGAAAGCGATTGAACATAACTTTATACCCGTTGATCAAGAAATGATGACGATGGCACATATTGATGACGTGGAATTTCATGAGTATGTCGTAACGTTACCGTTTTCGTTGCCGTTGGGTTATCACGACGTGACGCTTTCTGCGGATAATGACCAGCTTGGGACTTCGCGTATTATTGTCGCACCTCAAGCGTGCTACACGCCTAGTGAAATTCAACAAGGCAAGAAAACGTGGGGACTCAGCGTTCAATTATATTGTGTTCGCAGCGAGAAGAATTGGGGAATAGGCGATTTTTCCGACCTCGCGTTGTTGGTCGAAAAAGCCGCTGCTGTTGGTGCTGATTTTGTTGGTTTAAATCCTATTCATGCCCTTTATCCGGCCAATCCTAATGCGTGCTCGCCTTATGGACCGAGTTCACGTCGTTGGCTTAACTACCTTTATATTGATGTTACTGCGGTAGATGGCTATGAATCAGATCCTGTACAAGAAATCGTAAATAATGAAACGTTTAAGAAAACTCTTGAACACGCGCGAAGCGAAGACTACGTCGATTATGAAGCTGTTGCACACATTAAGTTAACAGCGCTCAAGGCCGTTTTTGACGTTTACGAAGAAAAGTATCTTCGTAACAATACTAAGCAAAATAAAGCATTCAAGGCGTTTATCGAAGCGGGGGGAGAAAGCCTGGACATGCTGGCTACCTATGATGCGCTTCAATCCGATTTGCATGCACAAGGGAAGGAGAGCTGGGGCTGGCCTGTTTTTCCTGAAGCGTATAAAGATTACTACAACCCTGCGGTCGAGAAATTTAAGAAGGCGAATAAGCGTCAGGTGAAGTTTTATCTTTTTCTTCAGTGGATTGCTTCACAGCAACTCGAAAATGCCAGTAGTAAAGCAATTGAGTGCGGTATGACGATTGGCCTGTATCGCGACCTTGCCGTCGGGGTGAGTGAGGGCAGTGCAGAGATTTGGGGTAACAAAGATTTATATTGCACTGATGCAAGTGTTGGTGCGCCACCCGATATTCTTGGGCCGTTGGGACAAAACTGGGGCCTTCCTCCTATGGATCCTCGAAAACTCTACGAACAAGGTTACCAGCCAATTATCGATTTATTTGCATCGAACATGGCATCGTCAGGCTCGCTTCGTATTGATCATGTTATGGCCTTGTTGCGCTTATGGTGGGTTGTGAAAGGCGACAATGCGAAAGACGGTGGATATGTATATTACCCGGTTGATGATTTGCTTGGTATTTTAGCGCTTGAGAGTCATCGCAACCAAAGCTTGGTCATAGGGGAAGACCTAGGCACTGTGCCAGAGGAAATTCGAAGCAAGTTGGCCGATAACGGGGTGTACTCTTATCGTGTGTTTTTCTTTGAACAGGCTGAAGATGGCGGTTTCTTTTCACCAAGTCACTATCCTGTTCAGTCTATGTCAACACTCACCACACATGACATGCCCACGTTAATTGGCTATTGGCACTGCCTCGATCTCGAACTGGGCAAAGATATTGGATTGTATCCGACCGAAGAGATTTTACAGACCTTGTATACAGACCGTCACGAAAATAAGCAGGCAATTCTGGATACATTACACGGCCATGGTTCCGTAGGCCACGAGGTAGGTCGAGACGTAAACTATACTGGGATGGATAAGGCGCTCAACCATGGTATGCAGGTGCATATGGCCGGTGGCTCCAGCGCTTTGTTAAGCCTTCAACTTGAAGATTGGTTAGAAATGGATAAACCTGTAAACGTACCGGGTACGTTTAACGAATACCCTAATTGGAAGCGAAAGCTGACTGAGAACATTGAGTCGTTGTTTGAAAGAAAAGATATCAATGAACTTGCTGCTAAGCTAACCCAGTCGAGAAAGCACGCAAGCGCTAACAAGTGA
- the gap gene encoding type I glyceraldehyde-3-phosphate dehydrogenase, whose protein sequence is MTIRIGINGFGRIGRLVMRAAAERQDIEVVAINDLLDTDYIAYLLKYDSTHGLFDGDISVDNNSLIVNGKTIRITSERDPAALKWDEVDVDVVVESTGLFLTKETAAKHIEAGAKKVVMSAPSKDDTPMFVMGVNQDSYAGETIVSNASCTTNCLAPLAKVLNDKFGIVDGLMTTVHATTATQKTVDGPSMKDWRGGRGAGQNIIPSSTGAAKAVGKVIPELNGKLTGMAFRVPTPNVSVVDLTVNLAKPASYEEICAAMKEASEGELKGIMGYTEDAVVSNDFLGDARTSVFDATAGIALTDTFVKLVSWYDNEWGYSNKVLDLVAHISK, encoded by the coding sequence ATGACAATTCGCATCGGTATCAATGGTTTTGGCCGAATAGGCCGTCTTGTAATGCGCGCGGCAGCAGAGCGCCAAGACATTGAAGTTGTTGCTATCAACGATTTATTAGACACTGACTACATTGCATATCTATTAAAGTACGACTCGACTCATGGTCTTTTCGATGGTGATATTTCTGTAGACAATAACAGTCTCATCGTAAACGGTAAAACTATTCGCATCACTTCTGAAAGAGATCCTGCGGCATTAAAGTGGGATGAAGTGGATGTTGACGTTGTCGTTGAGTCTACAGGACTATTTCTTACCAAAGAAACCGCAGCGAAACACATTGAAGCAGGGGCGAAGAAAGTTGTTATGTCTGCGCCTTCTAAAGATGACACACCAATGTTTGTTATGGGTGTTAACCAAGATAGCTACGCTGGCGAAACAATTGTTTCTAACGCGTCTTGCACAACGAACTGCCTTGCGCCACTTGCCAAAGTACTTAACGACAAGTTTGGCATTGTGGACGGCCTGATGACGACTGTTCATGCAACTACTGCGACACAAAAAACAGTAGACGGTCCTTCTATGAAAGACTGGCGCGGTGGTCGCGGTGCGGGTCAGAACATTATCCCATCGTCAACGGGGGCTGCAAAAGCAGTAGGTAAAGTAATTCCTGAGCTTAACGGTAAACTAACAGGTATGGCTTTCCGCGTTCCTACGCCAAATGTTTCAGTAGTCGACTTAACTGTTAACTTAGCGAAGCCTGCTAGTTACGAGGAAATTTGTGCGGCAATGAAAGAAGCGTCAGAAGGCGAGCTTAAAGGTATCATGGGTTACACTGAAGATGCAGTTGTATCTAACGATTTCCTTGGCGACGCGCGTACTTCAGTGTTTGACGCAACGGCAGGTATCGCACTTACCGATACATTTGTTAAACTCGTGTCTTGGTATGATAACGAGTGGGGCTACTCAAATAAGGTTCTTGACCTGGTAGCTCACATATCTAAGTAA
- a CDS encoding D-hexose-6-phosphate mutarotase — MPSVSSVTVSESNGLTFLDVSNAFASARISLFGGHILSFIPNSDGKERLWVSPHAYLNGERPIRGGIPVCWPWFSDDHGREKGALPAHGFLRTQVWKLINSAETENSTTITLSPSFTRAEGFENDCSVTMIIAVGKTMEVSLITENTGVAPIEFNCALHTYFHVDDIQNTQINGIEGQYKDKLDDWGLKETPHPYTITGETDRIHLVPVKTAEIEVDGTIYTEVISKGNDSLVVWNPWQSAASISDMDPFGYKHMLCVETSLTQGKTLAPGESFALEQIIVPR; from the coding sequence ATGCCATCTGTTAGTTCAGTCACTGTGAGTGAGTCCAACGGACTTACCTTTCTAGACGTTAGTAATGCGTTTGCTTCTGCACGCATCAGCCTATTTGGCGGTCATATTCTGTCGTTCATCCCTAACAGTGATGGCAAGGAAAGGCTTTGGGTAAGCCCTCACGCGTATTTGAATGGAGAACGTCCTATTCGCGGTGGTATACCGGTTTGTTGGCCTTGGTTTAGCGATGATCATGGCCGAGAAAAAGGTGCCCTTCCCGCTCACGGCTTTTTAAGAACCCAAGTATGGAAACTGATTAATTCAGCGGAAACGGAAAACAGTACTACCATCACATTGTCACCTAGTTTTACCCGAGCTGAAGGGTTTGAAAACGATTGTAGCGTGACCATGATAATTGCTGTTGGTAAGACGATGGAAGTGTCTTTAATCACTGAAAATACTGGCGTCGCACCGATTGAATTTAACTGCGCGCTGCACACTTATTTTCATGTAGATGACATACAGAACACGCAAATAAATGGTATTGAAGGCCAGTACAAAGATAAACTTGATGACTGGGGGCTAAAAGAAACACCACACCCCTACACCATTACTGGTGAAACAGATCGTATCCACCTTGTGCCCGTCAAAACGGCTGAAATTGAAGTAGACGGCACTATATATACTGAGGTGATTTCGAAGGGTAATGACTCGCTCGTAGTATGGAACCCATGGCAAAGCGCAGCGTCAATTTCAGACATGGACCCATTTGGCTACAAACATATGCTGTGTGTTGAAACCTCACTGACACAAGGAAAAACACTTGCTCCTGGTGAGAGTTTTGCACTTGAGCAAATTATTGTTCCACGATAG
- a CDS encoding bifunctional 4-hydroxy-2-oxoglutarate aldolase/2-dehydro-3-deoxy-phosphogluconate aldolase produces MTTKWKTSPEEIFAAGPVVPVLVINDVEKAVPLAKALMEGGIKVLEVTLRTPAAIDVIKRIADEVPDSLIGAGTVTNAQQLKAVVEAGAKFAISPGMTADLLKAGMDSDIPLIPGISSTSDLMKGKDAGYTHMKFFPAEASGGVKAIKSISGPFPDVTFCPTGGIGPNNYNDYLALNNVKCVGGSWLAPDDAIESGDWERITQLAKEAVEGAKQ; encoded by the coding sequence ATGACAACGAAATGGAAAACCTCTCCAGAGGAAATTTTTGCAGCCGGTCCAGTTGTACCTGTGTTGGTAATCAACGACGTGGAAAAGGCCGTACCTCTGGCAAAAGCGCTGATGGAAGGTGGTATTAAAGTACTTGAAGTGACTTTGCGTACTCCTGCTGCTATCGATGTAATTAAGCGTATCGCCGACGAAGTGCCTGATTCCCTGATTGGCGCAGGTACAGTTACCAACGCACAGCAGCTAAAAGCGGTTGTTGAAGCGGGCGCTAAGTTTGCTATCAGCCCAGGTATGACGGCTGATTTGCTAAAAGCGGGTATGGATTCAGACATTCCACTTATCCCTGGTATTTCTTCAACGTCTGACTTAATGAAAGGTAAAGATGCGGGTTATACCCACATGAAGTTTTTCCCTGCAGAAGCGTCAGGTGGTGTTAAAGCTATCAAGTCTATCAGTGGTCCATTCCCTGATGTGACGTTCTGCCCAACGGGCGGCATTGGTCCAAACAACTACAATGACTATTTAGCGCTTAACAACGTTAAATGTGTAGGTGGTTCGTGGTTGGCACCGGATGACGCTATTGAGTCAGGTGACTGGGAGCGTATTACACAGCTAGCAAAAGAGGCCGTTGAAGGCGCTAAACAGTAA
- a CDS encoding glucokinase, producing the protein MSQKFVADVGGTNIRVARVTESGIADIKKYMCNDFASIDLAIAQYFSDMPEHSFSQGCIAIACPVLGDQVEMTNHSWAFSQNALRSQLKLDALFVINDFTAVAHSLPVLGEEQVVQIGEGSAKENGNIAVFGPGTGLGVEHITMTSSGWQTLDGEGGHVDFAPVDETDVVVWRHLQSTLGRASAEEVMSGRGLNNIYTALANHASAPVVFTEPAQITDAALNGTCKIAEATLTQFCRIMGSFAGNLALNMATTGGIFIGGGIANRFPEFIQNSDFRARFEAKGQMKHYVKDIPTYLIAEPDHGLLGAAAYLNQNTAS; encoded by the coding sequence ATGAGCCAGAAGTTTGTGGCTGATGTTGGTGGTACAAACATTCGCGTTGCGAGAGTAACCGAGTCAGGTATAGCCGACATTAAAAAATATATGTGTAACGATTTTGCCAGCATTGACCTTGCTATCGCACAATATTTTAGTGACATGCCTGAACACAGCTTTTCGCAGGGCTGTATTGCAATAGCGTGTCCAGTATTGGGTGATCAAGTCGAAATGACAAACCACAGTTGGGCATTTTCTCAAAATGCGCTGCGCTCGCAGCTTAAACTCGATGCGTTGTTCGTTATAAATGACTTCACCGCAGTGGCACACTCTTTACCGGTTTTAGGTGAAGAGCAAGTCGTACAAATTGGCGAAGGTTCAGCGAAAGAAAATGGCAATATCGCAGTTTTCGGGCCAGGTACAGGATTAGGTGTTGAGCATATTACGATGACTTCATCTGGCTGGCAGACGCTAGATGGAGAAGGCGGTCACGTAGACTTTGCACCAGTAGATGAAACCGACGTTGTTGTATGGCGCCATCTTCAATCTACCTTAGGACGTGCTTCTGCCGAAGAAGTCATGTCTGGTCGCGGCCTGAACAATATCTACACTGCGCTAGCTAACCATGCATCAGCGCCGGTTGTATTTACTGAACCCGCTCAAATAACTGATGCTGCGCTAAATGGTACCTGCAAAATTGCTGAGGCGACGCTTACCCAATTCTGCCGAATTATGGGAAGCTTTGCGGGTAATTTAGCACTAAATATGGCAACTACGGGCGGCATCTTCATTGGTGGTGGCATTGCTAATCGTTTCCCCGAATTTATTCAAAACAGCGATTTTAGAGCGCGTTTCGAGGCAAAAGGGCAAATGAAGCACTACGTGAAAGACATTCCCACCTATTTAATTGCAGAGCCTGATCACGGTTTATTAGGTGCGGCTGCATATCTGAATCAAAATACAGCGAGCTAA
- the edd gene encoding phosphogluconate dehydratase, with protein MNPKIAEVTQRIIERSKETRKAYLEKIEAARRQGPHRGVLSCGNLAHGFAACGTSEKADLRSMTKANVAIVSAYNDMLSAHQPYETYPALIKEAVKEVGSVAQFAGGVPAMCDGVTQGQSGMDLSLMSRDNIAQGAAIALSHNMFDSTLMLGICDKIVPGLLMGALTFGHLPTVFVPAGPMPSGLPNKEKARVRQEFAEGKVGRDALLEAESQSYHSAGTCTFYGTANSNQLVVEMMGLHLPGSSFVNPGTPLRDALTKAAAVQATRLTDLGDNYTPIGHIVDAKAIVNGLVGLLATGGSTNHTMHLIAVARAAGYIVNWDDFSDISNAVPLLTRIYPNGSADINHFVAAGGMSLLIRQLLDAGLLHNDVKTICGEGLDFYTKEPVLKDGELEWRDGPTESLDKEVLATVDAPFKPDGGLSVLDGNLGRGVIKTSALRTPHCNIKAPAVVFEDQFELDDAFKSGKLDKDCIVVVRFQGPSAIGMPELHRLTPPLGVLQDRGFKVALVTDGRMSGASGKVPAAIHVTPEAYKGGLLAKVQEGDIIELNTQTGALTLHVDDETLAAREAAPANLAKHHVGMGREMFAGMRAILTGAEEGACSLFYTQEQA; from the coding sequence ATGAACCCAAAAATTGCTGAAGTTACGCAACGAATTATCGAGCGTAGTAAAGAAACGCGTAAAGCGTATTTAGAAAAGATTGAAGCTGCCCGTCGTCAAGGCCCCCATCGTGGTGTGTTGTCATGTGGCAACCTAGCGCATGGTTTTGCAGCATGTGGAACAAGCGAAAAAGCTGACCTTCGTTCAATGACCAAAGCCAACGTGGCTATTGTGTCTGCTTATAACGATATGCTTTCGGCACACCAGCCTTATGAAACGTATCCTGCGCTAATTAAAGAAGCGGTGAAAGAAGTTGGCAGCGTTGCACAGTTTGCTGGCGGTGTACCTGCTATGTGTGACGGCGTTACGCAAGGCCAGTCTGGCATGGACTTAAGCCTAATGAGCCGTGATAACATTGCTCAAGGTGCAGCGATTGCGCTTTCACACAACATGTTTGACAGTACGCTAATGCTAGGAATTTGCGATAAAATCGTTCCTGGACTTCTAATGGGCGCGTTAACGTTTGGTCACTTGCCAACGGTTTTTGTTCCCGCCGGTCCGATGCCATCAGGCTTACCGAATAAAGAAAAAGCGCGTGTACGTCAGGAATTTGCAGAAGGTAAAGTTGGCCGCGACGCGCTGCTTGAAGCTGAATCTCAATCTTATCACTCGGCGGGGACGTGTACGTTCTACGGCACGGCCAACTCAAATCAGCTTGTGGTTGAAATGATGGGACTGCACCTACCGGGTTCTTCGTTTGTTAACCCAGGTACACCGCTACGCGATGCACTTACTAAAGCTGCAGCGGTTCAAGCGACACGCTTAACTGATCTTGGCGATAACTATACGCCAATTGGCCACATTGTAGATGCAAAAGCCATTGTGAACGGCCTGGTAGGTCTTCTTGCCACGGGGGGGTCTACTAACCACACCATGCACCTTATTGCGGTAGCGCGGGCCGCAGGTTACATCGTGAATTGGGACGACTTCTCAGATATTTCAAATGCAGTGCCTCTTCTTACTCGCATTTACCCGAATGGCTCCGCTGACATTAACCACTTTGTTGCAGCTGGCGGTATGTCGTTGCTAATTAGACAGTTGCTTGATGCGGGTCTATTACATAACGACGTTAAGACCATTTGTGGTGAAGGCTTAGATTTCTACACTAAAGAGCCTGTGCTTAAAGACGGCGAATTAGAATGGCGCGACGGCCCAACTGAATCGCTCGATAAAGAAGTGCTTGCAACGGTTGATGCGCCATTTAAACCGGATGGTGGTTTGAGTGTACTTGACGGCAACCTTGGTCGTGGTGTTATTAAAACGTCAGCGCTTCGCACGCCTCATTGTAATATCAAAGCACCTGCGGTTGTGTTTGAAGATCAGTTTGAGCTAGACGACGCGTTCAAATCTGGAAAACTAGACAAAGACTGTATTGTAGTCGTTCGCTTCCAGGGGCCATCAGCGATTGGCATGCCTGAACTTCACCGTTTAACGCCACCTCTTGGTGTGCTTCAAGATCGCGGATTTAAAGTCGCGCTTGTTACTGACGGCCGTATGTCTGGTGCGTCGGGCAAAGTGCCTGCAGCTATTCACGTCACTCCAGAAGCATACAAAGGTGGTCTACTTGCTAAAGTGCAAGAGGGCGACATTATCGAGCTAAATACGCAAACGGGTGCACTAACGCTGCATGTTGACGATGAAACACTGGCTGCACGTGAAGCAGCGCCTGCGAACTTAGCGAAACATCACGTTGGAATGGGACGTGAAATGTTTGCGGGTATGCGCGCTATTCTAACCGGTGCAGAAGAGGGTGCATGTTCACTGTTTTACACGCAGGAGCAAGCATAA